DNA sequence from the Pomacea canaliculata isolate SZHN2017 linkage group LG7, ASM307304v1, whole genome shotgun sequence genome:
TCAGCTAAAGGTAAGACAATGTTTATATCGCTTCTTATGTGTAACGTGCAATAACAGCCTTCAAATAAGAATATACCATAGCTATCGTTTGTCTTActaattattctttttaattaattatattcACTCTTAGAATAGATTTGCTTTTATATTCTTTAAGAAAGACATTATGATACCGTGTAAACAGAATTCAGATAATTTGATAAACAGCGAAGTTGAATTTAAAACTGTGAGGGAATTCTGAATGCTATTTTATCTTTGTTATGAAAATGTCTCTGTAAGGGGAGACAAGAAATCATGAGGAAGGCATTGATACCGGATGGGTTGTTTCCCTTCTGCTAGACACTGACGGAGGCTAGGCTCGCACATAATAAGATTTAAACCATGTAGGTCATCGTTGATGAAGCTCTTCACAATATTTAGTTCCCTAATCACTGTTTATACTTTACTTTTCGTGGTTAACATGCTAAGATCTTTTAATGCTGCTACACAGGAAAAGATAAACAGATTAGTTAAACATTTACAGGCTTTAGAAATATTAGCTTTTTATGGATCTTGTCTTTATTACACAGTGTCAACTCGCTTCGCTACAGACCTCGTTAGGTATTGACTGCGAGATGTAGCACCAATTTATTATACCTATTATACTACGCAACCCTTTTTGGAATACTAAAAGAAAACTTGAGTAAGAACTTTTAGCTCCCTGGGAGCAGTTGCACATTTAGAccactaaaagaaaaaactcCCCactaaattgaaaaaaatcaaatcctATTTAATTCCTGACAAAACGCAAATATAGGGCAAAGCATTGAGATTtacaagaaataatatttattattaaactggaaaaagaaattAGGATTTTCTATatatgcattttcttcttttaaaccataatttaaaattttatctcaTAGGGAGTTGATTagtggaaataaaatttaagtttTCCTTTACATTTATCAGAAATGGGTAGTTTTAAGCACCAAGTTAATATCTTTTTATTAATATCTTGTTCTGCAGCCGTAACCTCATTGTGCGACCCTACAGATGGTTACTGGGAAATACAAGAGGGTAAACAGGACAACAACTTCACCTGCACGGGTCTGTCACTACAGTCTACATTGCAGTGGTTCTTCAAGGACCCTTCTTTGCCTAATGGTTTCACTCAAGTTGGCTCATGTCCACCTCTTTTATCAAATGGCTCTCAACCCGTTTGTGACATGAAGATAAATCCTAGTTTTAAACCCAGCAGAATCTCCAGTGACACAAGTGTAATGGTCGTGAACACTActgcaacaacaaccacagTGCTGTTTGAATTCGAACGCCTCATCTGTAGTGAGCTTGAGTCACCTGACACTAGTGCTGGATGTCGCTTGGACTACATATGTAAGACATTGTTTTGAGTGAATTTACTGTCTAATGCTGTGCATTAActataaatgtcattttttgGCAAATTTTCTTCTATAAAAAAGATGGATGAATAGGCAATGAGTTTTCAGCACACAATTGTATGCAtaattagaagaaagaaaaaagattgttGCATTATATGACTGCTTTGAATTACTATTCCATCTCTAAAATCATTAGATGTGTTCCTTTTATCAGTTTGCTATGTTTTCTATGTTTtggaaaacatttcttaattaaaattactgagtcggtaaaaacaaaaaattatgcaGATTGTTATTAGAAGGTGAAAACTCTATCGTgagacttttttaaatgtttacatcaaCGTTAGCTTTTTGACATTTGAAcctaataaattttttttgtttatcaatAGTTCTCTCCATTTTCTATGTTTAGATTCAAGTGACAATGTAACATGTACAGTTCAATTCAGAAATGAAACATGGACTGTGTTTGGGCAGTGTGAGGTTAAAAAAACACGTTCAACACGGGGCAGGTACAGGTGTGAGTGGATGATGACAAAACAGGTAACTAGCAGTAACTCGCGAGTTTGATAAActcttaaaaatctttaaatctttAGCACTGCTGCTAATTAAAGACACTCCCTGAAAACAATTATTAGACTATGTATTAGCACGTCACGTGAACTAATTTTTACCCAAACATAATTCATCCATTTGAAAATCAATGAAGTTGAAATAGCAAAAGATGAATGGGTAATGAATGATTTGTTTCTTCAACTATTGTGAGAGGGATTATTTATCGACACAGATGCAAACTTCCCTTGGCTAAAAAGGTCTAATAGGTAAAGCGGGACGATTAAAGTCTGTCACTAAAAAACATCGACCTTAAACTATACAGAAAATAAGATTGCAGATTAACCTACAAAGTCTGTCTAGTTCTACAGGAAAAATAGAACAGTTATCGCAAAATCATGTATATCTATAGTATAACACTGTTGAAAGTTTTAGTAACAAAGTGTTTCCCCATCTGGAATTTGCGATTATAAGACAAAAAGAGTGccactatataaaaaaaatgtgaactaacgatgaaaagaatttaaagaaaaggtaTTGTACCAACAATTTATACATTACtaatcaatatttatttttattttcagtcatcAATCCTTATCGCCAACGTTTCCATGACAGTCGTTTCTTCTGTCGGGAAATACTTCAACGGATCGTGTAACTTCACCAGTTACCTGCCACCTGATGGTCAGTACACGTATCGTGTGACTGTTGTTCCTGGTGAAGTGACAGTCAATGCAACATTTATTGGAAACAATACAATACGTaagtaattcatattaatttaccATTGACATGATCAGCAAACTGACATCCAAACCTGTGCTTACTTTTAACTTAATGTGTGTTTTGAATGGAACTTGATACAGAGTTATTTTAAGGTTCACCAGCTGAGTGGCATCCGTCTTATCTATTCTCATTTTgttctaaaatattattattattatttatttgttcgaCAGAGGTGTAAATCCCTGGTCTTTGAactgcattttgttgtttattgtatgagttttaaaaaaagtaataaacaaacatgtataGGCAATGTAAGAATGTAAAAAGGCTTTTTACCAAATGATTGCTTTGGCAGGTCGTCCATCCAGCACACCTGTACACAACTGTCCACAGTATGTATATGAAGGCAGTAACCTCACCTGTACCTGTTCTGTCAGTGACCTGGACAGCCCTACCGGTGCACTGCAATGGAATTCTTCTCAGTCAACACAACTGCGTCTTGCAGGCCTACAGGCGGGGTATTCTGAGACACATGTGTGTCAGCTGTTGTGGAACAACACAGTTGTGCAGTCAGTGGAATACAAGGTAAATGTTGCATGTAAGTGGAAATTTATTTACTTCGTACGATTATTTCGTCAAACATATTCGCGCGGGCGTGATGAAGGCCCTCGAagatgtttaaataataatggcATCATTCATTAGAAATAGTTGATGTTTCATACAGGTTGAAGCGAGTCTTTGTTGGTATGTAAtgaaattgatgatgatgagaatttTAACATTAACTTCGAATTTTAACATTACCttctttatttcacacacagcttaataaacattttaataaaatggacGTATAATTTGTATGGATGTGTCTTTTTATTGTGCTGCAAAAGCACATGTGTTTTTAAatctatatttgtatttcattcTGTTTCATGACgacagtgtttttattttcagtcggGCCAAATAATGTTACAGCAGCAGTGATTGACCCCCAGCCATTTGATACAAATGGATTACAGAGTATAAACATCACCTGTTCAGTGTCTGGGTCAAACCCACCTGCTAGCATCACCTGggtcagatcacgtgaccaaagtgTTGTGTGTAGCAGTCCGCTGTGTGTTTTCACTCCCAAACCTCCAGATGATGATGGGGTCAGTCTGGAATGTCGAGCAAGGAATTctatcacaaacaaaacaagttcaAACAGTGTGACAGTCACACTTAATTGTGAGCACTCTTAAAAATTAGGATAAGAAATAAGATCTTCTGATTTTCGTCTTATGATTATTAGTATGGTTAGCATATCAATAATATACTGCTATTTCGTCCCTCTTCATGGACAATAAATAAAGAGTACTTAATTGTAGAATGATTTTTCGTGATACGTGAGACAGATACTCACACTGAGGTTGTTTTCAGATCCCCCCACCATATCCCCGGCGATCACAGCAAATCCAGAACTACCCAACACCCAGCCTGTCTATCAGGGGGACAACATGACACTCAGGTGCACTGTCAGTGGAGGTAAACCTGTCAATGCCACTGTCATAATGTTTACCTGTCCCGGCAAGACTGACACGTCTGTGGTCAACATTGGCACATCCAACATCACCAGCAGCTTGATGTTCCTTCCTGTCATTTCTGACAATCTTGGACCTTGTGTTTGTTCTGCCAGGTGGAAAAAGACTGACTGGTACAATCAGACAGTCAGTTGGAGCATCATTGTTTACA
Encoded proteins:
- the LOC112568900 gene encoding hemicentin-1-like; translated protein: MLLSVSCFGFFGFICLRLLGRILFKFKKEAVTSLCDPTDGYWEIQEGKQDNNFTCTGLSLQSTLQWFFKDPSLPNGFTQVGSCPPLLSNGSQPVCDMKINPSFKPSRISSDTSVMVVNTTATTTTVLFEFERLICSELESPDTSAGCRLDYIYSSDNVTCTVQFRNETWTVFGQCEVKKTRSTRGRYRCEWMMTKQSSILIANVSMTVVSSVGKYFNGSCNFTSYLPPDGQYTYRVTVVPGEVTVNATFIGNNTIRRPSSTPVHNCPQYVYEGSNLTCTCSVSDLDSPTGALQWNSSQSTQLRLAGLQAGYSETHVCQLLWNNTVVQSVEYKVNVAFGPNNVTAAVIDPQPFDTNGLQSINITCSVSGSNPPASITWVRSRDQSVVCSSPLCVFTPKPPDDDGVSLECRARNSITNKTSSNSVTVTLNYPPTISPAITANPELPNTQPVYQGDNMTLRCTVSGGKPVNATVIMFTCPGKTDTSVVNIGTSNITSSLMFLPVISDNLGPCVCSARWKKTDWYNQTVSWSIIVYTPPSIPVIIPLGDTTGRPVYPFMAGTSGILRCQSNQTGRPEATYTWPVAAFGQTSGSNLTFYRLTREDNGRTVKCRASNNYTENRLPVDDATFALQVYYEPVVSFIQFPDGNDCIQGSSVSGYKQCVVAEGQRVHINCMADSNPPPSSFRWMTHGDVFSNTSELMITSANYTIHNGDYSCTVATKQENMDSRLPLTSSAVLTVIVGYPPNVLNFKINNVDNMAVNVQEKSNVEMKCLCNGSPSPSIRLINATGPEQLLNQSISVSADEHQREVSFRIEQVPCEASGVYRCDANNSLGQDSQSRTLLVYCGPRNADFDGSPPTVVSINSKDISVLN